Proteins encoded within one genomic window of Besnoitia besnoiti strain Bb-Ger1 chromosome II, whole genome shotgun sequence:
- a CDS encoding putative Ras-related protein Rab-5C (encoded by transcript BESB_040270), whose protein sequence is MSFSHAYSAGSGSGGAGGVSSYLTGGGGTSSGSSASLSEASAGRPPSYKTVLLGDASVGKSSLVIRFVKNTFSDTMETTIGAAFFTQTLQIDGRTVKFEIWDTAGQERFSSLAPMYYRGAAAAIVVYDQSNMASFDRAQVWVQQLQLSGNSNIVIALAANKMDLPHKQVDLSLGRQYAEENGLLFIETSAKTGQNVQQLFSMIARRLPEKPLSAVGAANAGVHTVKLTADDPAFQKQSGGLTGKFSCCGGGS, encoded by the coding sequence ATGTCATTTTCTCACGCCTACAGCGCCGGGAGCGGGTCTGGCGGAGCCGGCGGGGTCTCCTCTTACTTAACTGGGGGGGGCGGCACGTCTTCGGggtcttctgcctcgctctctgagGCCTCTGCTGGGCGGCCTCCGTCGTACAAAACGGTGCTCCTTGGGGACGCGTCGGTGGGAAAGTCGAGCTTGGTGATTCGATTCGTGAAAAACACCTTTTCAGACACGATGGAGACGACGATCGGTGCGGCCTTCTtcacgcagacgctgcaaATCGACGGGCGCACCGTCAAGTTCGAAATCTGGGATACGGCGGGACAGGAGAGattctcctcgctcgctccGATGTACtaccgcggcgcggcggcggccatTGTCGTCTACGACCAGTCCAACATGGCGAGCTTCGATCGCGCACAAGTCTGGGTTCAACAGCTGCAGCTGAGCGGCAACTCGAACATCGTGATTGCCCTCGCGGCGAACAAGATGGATCTGCCGCACAAGCAAGTCGACCTGAGCCTCGGCCGGCAGTACGCCGAAGAAAACGGACTCCTCTTCATCGAAACGTCCGCCAAAACCGGACAAAACGTCCAGCAACTTTTCTCCATGATCGCCCGGCGGCTCCCTGAGAAACCCCTCAGCGcagtcggcgccgcgaacgccggtGTACATACTGTCAAACTCACTGCAGACGACCCTGCCTTCCAGAAGCAGTCCGGGGGCCTTACAGGCAAATTTTcatgctgcggcggcggcagctga
- a CDS encoding hypothetical protein (encoded by transcript BESB_040280), with the protein MAKSRPSKNRKATPATPAARRAQQAPAPFEKKKNTVGAPKTRPGSFTDTRVLAKSNFLLARQWRQKAESDRRDASAKKKALGTVDPHAFVNEIEEALQKIRHPTPRIRVTGLVHLSASLSRLLAALSDQKEQSPFFASSSSASSVALLLNPLLPGLLPALLGSGISERDPAARTAVRSAWTSLLSLLSPREARKGASRRAASAATAVGGERGPGEAGGTEEERQEENQQILLAHRKSIAVFLQNGLTALEPEARLDSLHLIDAARRLCPALLLGEEELPFSVISVLTCGSASVSAFTSLALPLLLQLLPPHLPSVSAASSTPSAFSAAARASLSGREESSEDVPGAARRAQVLAGLSAQQRSRVQQLRELFSKTCRIWLQLLEDLKAKCRAASSASSAVAASGGARGSSEGGAPSRRAQRRDSDEVASLLFQMFSCLRLLHLLLLGAPQLPPDVRVSLLLEPATEGARGGGERQRDAGAEALGDGKVRRALATAPRAAPCEAPPSAGEGCRSCLLLVLLLLQVSESEGQRLKDNEEGGKTGQASHGKTQEDLFFFFVKHVLSSLAFLLSFTLPTESAAGAPASSSRGALLHAVRLSLASLTFHLASFPLAPLLEDEGWSLSPSAASCAPSWRGLAPPSPFARRGAYSSIRYEGEELLTRPAVGVLGDVRRLVLSSVKAGVGGGASAESATDGKAAERATQISFCLPPPLVSLFLGCYLTASLFLLHAARQIKRSVHDVQAEELRDCHRASSAHRKLAKENIFFYVRGTEADRRVPALLPPDSDSGASCAAAAAAAAASGLGAASCCNGLSAGRVEKTSASLGLNANALNAFSTASEYAFSPLSRRTVFFTDLLLRAFVSFFSPLAVDPSMHLRDFSQRLVDAETRGGTALAALSPLLSLSLSSPTLFSVVLSSLFPASPSVQRQSLGGRQGAYALFAAFGGLKKTKVFFSPSVLQTFLREMQRSAFVDELLREEGAAEVKDGDNAHAREAETREGGEKKESANGERTTSCLVRGILEACETLHHSVAKASQGRSEGPPASSSWSQKGKSEGRNRFGQLASLSEKKEKKKREKGGEERESEALEASPAPSEPNDAASACILAIQAILLETVSLLISLPFVFPDLAAERRRLRATEAEDERGDSEGEEDDEDEEEDEEEDGEEDKEEVEEEGGDGEEEENEEGDMALASLEGESSEPEETTKADPKLSSGEGSEGGSGDGGCEEADGAQTEGAVSTSASAADEKGDSSQPSQALHVDGVTQLSVTLLPLSFLLLGAAPTALCATMPPLLSSLYRPLFPAMLVASPVVFAPSRRDTPPSGEPSPLRKGFAEQPRKPDAGAANPYYCLEWSPRIGQVYVKLCAAVAALASPREDAERAAQAPEGQAPEDLAPEGRPSPRPAEKENEVALVVAQMANWVAGVMRHFALRSGDRCDFSLLFRAFEPSLLALFFSAPGGFSRGRSGRSGLSLARDGAARPDAEGSQVARPSCTSSASLFFRLPAACRQFPLSLLSFLGGRSVGALLPHLLRSLVLPSSLSSSCCPPSPPNSARSLVTLSPMPAKGELDARRELLEMLLRGSTLSSDAGAAPPEADVRRHLLQAAQRNEKILLSLLCSATKPFALSAGAGTGRRGKREDTDRRTRRREEAAECGEDAAEARLQKKRREVKREAEKKDGDRTEGRPVAGDGAGREGGAGTTSHEGEETPGAALFSPPSSQLQPCLSLPSHLFALLRTAAGVHTELQERMLLACPALFAAKSAGSPRASIGDGRAEPAGSGEAFAKADALSECAGACVRCAILGSSVCSIAEKVLHFSTTPLPLSEAPTGDWRLTASSSAYAHVFGRLHAVVGTLFCLRDALARTGPAFQLFQRGEGDATASATRLAPSSSAPVTLQGHYAYSWTQRYRRLAAVAVAERPREGEDEREARAAAENETATLTQWLHADPLLPAPFSAGLHLLFLFLQNPLFVALATPGSSASSSDTLPPRSLSPTASGDSKAWELDERSPVVAAAAGDVRRLLFESKGAATRLSLSLISRSAEQEETSEASDPGQERGDEESDAFSLEAALHALGTEGAEEAQRERGCQSPSAADAGEHAVTRHILELLLDIVCTTASLCPCLSSRARENDRPGAGADAGKDGAVRFFAHFFRFSVFLLRSVDLLLRAALRGALQPEPVAGEAEECEQAPARRADAKDDETQEALEKVQACALPRIDAFLLEEKRKAGSQKATRETCGAGREGQGPVSAGPVAHARGDNEDASRPRRERVEVLLACLGIVLKLHRRARMSLAETHFRARRGDRMHWLRLYRQLKAEERWREREAKLPLWRRIVARGEAEESERGGDATPGGAGALAGLSSFSEPFALKNGARGGQQRRQGSCEFDADEETRDEAPDEILDAMERKEREHEEREWEVILCRDEQGFQVVARICNDLLHDTLPAAAKELNLESDTGLSLRCIERQLATLSRSRTAAA; encoded by the exons ATGGCGAAATCGCGGCCGTCAAAGAACAGAAAAGCCACGCCCGCGAccccggctgcgcggcgcgcacagcaggcgcccgcgcccttcgagaagaaaaaaaacactGTTGGAGCCCCGAAGACACGCCCAGGGTCTTTCACAGACACGCGCGTCCTTGCGAAAAGTAACTTCCTGCTTGCTCGGCAGTGGAGAcagaaagcagagagcgatcgcagagacgcgtcagcgaaaaagaaggcACTCGGCACCGTCGATCCCCATGCATTCGTGAACGAAATCGAAGAAGCTTTGCAAAAA ATCCGTCACCCTACGCCGCGAATCCGCGTCACAGGGCTTGTCCATCTATCGGCTTCGCTCTCCcggctcctcgccgccttgTCTGATCAGAAGGAGCAGTCTCCttttttcgcctcttcgtcttctgcctcctccgtcgcccttctGTTGAATCCTCTCCTCCCTGGCCTTCTTCCCGCGCTGCTTGGCAGCGGCATCTCTGAGCGCGACCCAGCTGCGCGCACTGCAGTTCGCTCGGCGTGGACGagtcttctgtctctgttgTCTCCGAGGGAGGCCCGAAagggcgcgtcgcggcgcgcggcctccgccgcgaccgcggtcggaggcgagaggggccccggggaggcgggaggaacggaagaagagcgccAGGAGGAAAACCAACAGATTCTTCTCGCCCACCGAAAAAGTATTGCGGTATTCCTTCAAAA cgGGCTGACTGCGCTGGAGCCGGAGGCACGCCTCGACTCCTTGCATCTgatcgacgccgcgcggcggctctgtCCTGCACTGCTTctgggagaagaagag CTTCCGTTCAGCGTCATCAGCGTCCTCACGTGCGGCTCGGCGAGCGTCTCGGCCTTcacgtctctcgcgcttccgctgctgcttcagctgctccCCCCGCACCTGCCTtcggtctctgcggcgtcgtctACTCCGAGTgcgttctccgccgcggcgcgggcaagCCTTTCTGGGCGCGAGGAATCTTCCGAGGACGtcccgggggcggcgcggcgcgcgcaggtcTTAGCCGGCTTgtctgcgcagcagaggTCGCGGGTGCAGCAGCTCCGGGAGCTCTTCAGCAAAACATGCAGAATTTGgctgcagcttctcgagGATTTGAAGGCC AAGTGTCGCGCAGCGTCGAGCGCCTCGTCAGCTGTGGCGGCTtctggaggcgcgaggggtTCCtctgagggcggcgcgccgagccgtcgcgcgcagagaagagacagcgacgaggTCGCGTCACTGCTCTTCCAGATGTTCAGCTGTCTACGACTCCTCCatctgctgcttctcggcgcgccgcagttGCCGCCAGACGTGCGCGTGTCGCTCCTCTTGGAACCCGCAACGGAGGGCGCccgtggcggcggagagagacagagagacgccggcgctgaGGCCCTGGGCGACGGCAAAGTacggcgcgccctcgcgacggccccgcgcgctgcgccctgCGAAGCCCCGCCTTCTGCGGGCGAGGGCTGCCGgagctgtctcctcctcgtgttgctgctgctgcaggtctCTGAGAGCGAAGGACAGAGGCTGAAGGAcaacgaggagggcggaaaAACCGGCCAGGCGAGCCACGGCAAAACG caggaagatctcttcttctttttcgtcaAGCACGTCCTGTCGTCGCTTGCGTTCCTGCTGTCCTTCACACTCCCGacggagagcgcggcgggcgcgccagcgtcttcttcgcgcggcgccctcctccacgcagtgcgtctctctctggcttCGCTGACGTTTCACCTCGCGTCCTtccccctcgcgcctcttcttgAGGACGAAGGCTggtcgctgtcgccctccgctgcgtcctgcgcgccctcctgGCGCGGCCTtgctccgccttcgcccttcgCTCGGAGGGGCGCCTACTCATCGATTCGctacgaaggcgaggagctgctgacTCGTCCAGCCGTCGGCGTGCTGGGAGacgtgcgccgcctcgtttTGTCTTCAGTGAAGGCGGGcgttggcggcggcgcgtctgcagagagcgccaCGGACGGCAAAGCCGCGGAGCGTGCGACGCAGATTTCCTTCTgtctcccgcctcctctcgtgTCGCTATTCCTCGGCTGCTACCTCACTGCGTCGCTCTTTCTGCTccacgcggcgcgccagaTTAAGCGCAGCGTACACGACGTCCAGGCGGAAGAGCTGCGCGACTGCCACAGAGCCTCGAGCGCGCACCGAAAACTTGCGAAAGAAAATATCTTTTTCTACGTCAGAGGCACCGAGGCGGATCGACGCGTCCCAGCGCTCCTTCCCCCGGACTCTGACAGtggcgcgtcctgcgccgccgcagccgcagccgccgcggcttcgggcctcggcgctgcgtcgtGCTGCAACGGACTCAGCGCGGGGCGAGTGGAGAAGACTTCTGCCTCGCTGGGTCTGAATGCGAACGCGTTAAACGCCTTCTCTACTGCCTCTGAGtacgccttctcgccgctgtcgcgccgcacCGTCTTCTTCACGGACCTGCTGCTTCGAGCtttcgtctctttcttctcgcctcttgCGGTCGACCCCTCTATGCACCTGCGCGACTTCTCACAGCGACTCGTGGACGCAGAGACTCGTGGGGGGACCGCGCTTgccgcgctgtctccgctcctctctctctctttgtcttCCCCGACGCTCTTCTCGGTAGTTCTGTCGTCGCTcttccctgcgtcgccctcggtGCAGCGGCAGTCGCTCGGGGGGCGGCAGGGGGCCTACGCGCTTTTTGCGGCGTTCGGCGGActcaagaagacgaaagtcttcttctcgccctccgtgCTGCAGACCTTCCTCCGCGAAATGCAGCGGTCCGCATTCGTGGACGAACTgctgagagaggaaggcgctgcggaggtgAAGGACGGCGACAAcgcccacgcgcgcgaggccgagacgcgagagggaggggagaaaaaagagagcgcgaacggagagaggacgacgtcCTGTCTGGTGCGCGGCATCCTTGAGGCTTGCGAGACGCTGCATCACTCGGTTGCGAAGGCCAGCCAGGGCCGCAGCGAAGgtccgcctgcgtcttcctcctggTCTCAGAAGGGCAAGAGCGAAGGCCGAAATCGGTTCGGTcagctcgcctctctctcagaaaagaaggagaaaaaaaagagggagaagggaggcgaagaacgcgagagcgaggcgctggaagcAAGTCCTGCGCCCAGTGAACCGAAcgacgcggcctctgcgtgcatCCTCGCCATACAGGCCATCCTTCTCGAAACTGTCTCGCTTCTCATCTCGCTGCCTTTCGTCTTCCCCGacctcgccgccgagcgacgcagactACGAGCGACAGAAGCCGAAGACGaacgaggcgacagcgagggagaggaagatgatgaagatgaggaagaagacgaagaggaggacggcgaggaagatAAAGAGGAAGTTGAAGAGGAAGGTGGGGACggtgaagaggaagaaaacgaagagggcGATATGGCATTGGCGTCCTTGGAGGGAGAATCGAGCGAGCCCGAGGAGACGACCAAAGCAGACCCGAAATTGAGTTCCGGggagggcagcgagggcgggagCGGAGACGGTGGCTGTGAAGAGGCCGATGGCGCCCAGACAGAAGGCGCTGTGTCTACGTCTGCGTCGGCAGCCGACGAGAAGGGAGACTCCTCCCAGCCGTCTCAGGCACTGCATGTGGACGGCGTCACTCAGCTGTCGGTAACGTTGCTCCCTCTCTCGTTTCTTCtcctgggcgccgcgccgacggcgctcTGTGCGACGatgcctccgcttctctcaTCCCTGTACCGCCCGCTCTTTCCCGCGATGCTggtcgcctcgcccgtcgtcttcgcaccctcgcgccgcgacacGCCCCCCTCCGGGGAGCCCTCCCCGCTGCGAAAGGGCTTCGCGGAGCAGCCGAGGAAGccagacgcgggcgccgcgaaccCCTACTACTGCCTGGAATGGAGCCCGCGGATTGGGCAGGTGTATGTGaagctctgcgcggcggtcgccgctcTGGCGAGtccgcgcgaagacgcggagcgagCCGCCCAGGCGCCGGAAGGCCAGGCGCCGGAAGACCTGGCGCCGGAAggccgcccgtcgccgcggcccgcggagaaagaaaacgaggTCGCGCTTGTTGTTGCGCAGATGGCCAACTGGGTCGCAGGCGTCATGCGGCACTTTGCGCTTCGGAGCGGAGACAG GTGCGACTTCTCTCTGCTGTTCCGGGCCTTCGAGCCTTCGCTTCTGGCGCtgttcttctctgcgccgggAGGCTTTTCCCGAGGCCGCTcgggccgcagcggcttgTCGCTAGccagagacggcgccgcccgccctgACGCGGAGGGCAGCCAGGTTGCACGGCCTTCTTGcacgtcgtctgcgtctctgtttttccGCCTTCCAGCCGCTTGCCGGCAGTTCccgctctcgctcctctccttcttggGTGGGCGGTCTGTGggcgctctgctgccgcaTCTCCTGCGCAGTCTCGtgctgccttcctctctctcttcgtcctgctgccctccgtcgcctcccaactctgcgcgctcgctggTCACTCTCTCGCCGATGCCTGCGAAGGGCGAGctggacgcgcgccgcgagttGTTGGAGATGCTGCTTCGCGGCTCGACGCTCAGCAGTGACGCAGGTGCCGCGCCCCCCGAGGCGGACGTTAGAAGGCACCTCCTCCAAGCCGCTCAGAGGAACGAAAAGatcctcctctcgcttctctgcagcgccacaAAGCCGTTCGCCTTGTCCGCGGGTGCAGGGACAGGGAGACGCGGAAAACGAGAAGACACAGACCGtcggacgcgaaggcgagaggaggcggcggagtgcggcgaggacgccgccgaggcgaggctgcagaagaaacgcagagaggttaagcgcgaggcagagaagaaggatgGAGACAGGACGGAAGGCCGCcccgtcgccggcgacggcgcaggacgcgaggGAGGGGCCGGTACCACGAGtcacgagggcgaggagactccAGGGGcggctctcttctcgcctccctcaTCCCAGCTCCAGCCGTGCctttcgctgccgtcgcacCTCTTCGCGCTCTTGCGTACTGCAGCCGGCGTTCACACGGAGCTCCAGGAGCGCATGCTTCTGGCGTGCCcggcgctcttcgcggcgaagTCGGCAGGCTCGCCGAGAGCGAGCAttggcgacggccgcgctgAGCCGGCGGGCAGCGGGGAGGCGTTTGCCAAGGCAGACGCGCTTTCAGaatgcgccggcgcctgcgtccggTGCGCGATTCTCGGCTCGAGCGTCTGCTCAATCGCTGAGAAAGTCCTTCACTTCTCCACGactccgctgccgctctcggAGGCGCCAACCGGAGACTGGCGGCtcaccgcctcctcctccgcctaCGCACACGTGTTTGGACGTCTGCACGCGGTTGTGGGGACTCTGTTCtgtctccgcgacgccctgGCGAGGACAGGCCCTGCGTTCCAGTTGTTTCAGcggggcgagggagacgccacGGCCTCTGCAACGCGTCTAGCCCCCTCTTCGAGCGCCCCGGTGACTTTACAGGGTCACTACGCGTACTCCTGGACTCAAAGATACAGGAGACTAGCGGCGGTAGCTGTGGCTGAACGAccccgcgagggcgaagacgagcgagaagcccgcgccgcggccgagaaTGAGACAGCGACGCTCACGCAGTGGCTGCATGCCGACCCGCTCCTCCCCGCTCCCTTTTCCGCCGGCCTGcatctcctcttcctctttctccagAATCCTCTCTTCGTTGCCCTCGCAACGCCCGGctcgtccgcgtcctcctccgacaccttgccgccgcggagtctcTCACCGACTGCGTCTGGAGACTCGAAAGCGTGGGAGCTCGACGAACGGAGTCCTGTagtcgccgcagcagccgggGACGTTCGCCGGCTGCTGTTCGAGTCGAagggcgccgccacgcgcctctCACTCAGCCTCATAAGCCGCTCAGCCGAGCAGGAGGAGACctcagaggcgagcgacccGGGGCAGgaacgcggcgacgaagagagcgacgcatTCTCGCTGGAAGCTGCGCTGCATGCACTGGGAACTgagggcgccgaagaagcgcagcgcgagcgagggtGTCAGTCGCCTTCGGCCGCGGATGCCGGTGAGCACGCAGTGACGCGCCACATTCTTGAGTTGCTCCTTGACATCGTTTGCACCACCGCCTCGCTTTGTCCCTGCctctcgagccgcgcgagagagaacgacAGGCCGGGAGCCGGAGCCGACGCGGGAAAAGACGGCGCtgtgcgcttcttcgcccaCTTTTTTCGATTTTCTGTCTTCCTTCTGCGAAGTGTcgacctgctgctgcgcgcggctctccgcggtGCGCTGCAGCCGGAGCCCGTggcaggcgaagcggaggaatgcgaacaggcgcctgcgaggcgcgcggacgcgaaggacGACGAGACCCAAGAAGCGCTGGAGAAGGTGCAGGCGTGCGCACTGCCGCGGATAGATGCGTTTCTACTCGAGGAGAAACGGAAGGCGGGCAGTCAAAAAGCGACGCGGGAGACGTGCGGCGCCGGACGAGAAGGGCAGGGACCAGTCTCAGCAGGCCCGGTCGCAcatgcgcgaggagacaacgAAGACGCGAGCCGCCCGAGGCGGGAGCGCGTCGAG GTGCTACTGGCATGCCTGGGGATCGTCCTCAAGCTgcatcgccgcgcccgcatgAGCCTGGCAGAGACACACTTTCGAGCTCGTCGGGGGGACCGCATGCATTGGCTGCGCCTCTATCGGCAGCTAAAGGCCGAAGAGCGctggagagaaagagaggcgaaacTCCCTTTGTGGCGTCGCATCGTCGCACGAGGCGAGGCTGAAGAAAgtgagagaggaggagatgCGACTCCAggtggcgccggcgcactcGCAGGCCTTTCGTCTTTTTCAGAGCCTTTCGCGCTAAAAAACGGGGCGAGGGGCGgccagcagcggaggcaagGGAGCTGCGAGTTCGATGCCgacgaagaaacgcgagacgaagcgccgGACGAAATCCTAGACGCTatggagaggaaggagagggagcaTGAAGAACGCGAATGGGAGGTTATCCTGTGTAGAGATGAACAGGGCTTCCAAGTTGTGGCGCGCATTTGCAACGACTTACTTCACGACACA CTTCCGGCTGCTGCGAAAGAGCTCAATCTTGAGAGCGACACGGGCCTGTCGCTTCGTTGTATTGAGCGCCAGCTAGCgacgctctcgcgctcgcgcactGCGGCCGCCTAG
- a CDS encoding hypothetical protein (encoded by transcript BESB_040290): MKLLTSAAVILFLLFAPADNFSAVADRRNLRRWPRSGVLDARSFSELRHWRSSSGASSAGGCSLDLFTHDGASTSAKTKVKSRRETEQFVEQVFQRRRTAARRCASGQENECETPDKPIWEALGLQQPEPCPKIQTFHLEAACDGEPGTPPAPPHETSQGTTGRAEAITPHLPHQSGSENSSHPAAGVEREPAAEEGHGEPEQLGRQQSDLPATAPHAYSRGKDREAETHEAGSFGGDESSRDGDSTADSHPPGSHVSEVVSHSEMPHSGGDSEQHRMDNAVHERADVHGHTDATEHTSGEGADHPYGEAPESDGEAQHHESKAGDRGHAHEAMQADALHDDDEKEHSEEGVGGEQNPIVDGSRSHVPENPQAFAEVGAQNIFAAIKDIFGNGVDITNPQNFEGGNQGSYFDFMYPQSTDYPWACVCDESQYKRWEANETKAVPCRNQVDMSAQGITAACNPKNHKLNDADRHGGSLLLSVGVPALATVGILLLAR, from the exons ATGAAACTCCTCACCTCCGCGGCCGTAAttctctttctgcttttcGCACCAG CGGACAACTTCTCAGCGGTCGCGGACCGACGAAACCTTCGTCGCTGGCCGCGCTCAGGCGTGTTGGATGCGCGTAGTTTTTCGGAGTTGCGCCACTGGAGGTCGTCGTCGGGAGCCTCTTCAGCCGGCGGGTGCTCGCTGGATCTCTTCACGCACGACGGCGCGAGCACCAGCGCCAAGACTAAAGTCAAGAGTCGGCGTGAAACTGAGCAGTTCGTCGAGCAAGTCTTTCAGAGGAGACGGACTGCagctcggcgctgcgcctctggccAAGAGAACGAATGCGAAACACCCGACAAGCCGATCTGGGAAGCGCTCGGACTCCAACAACCAGAGC CCTGCCCAAAGATCCAGACCTTCCACCTAGAGGCCGcatgcgacggcgagccAGGGACGCCACCGGCGCCCCCCCACGAGACGTCGCAGGGCACCACGGGGCGCGCAGAAGCCATCACCCCACACCTGCCTCACCAGTCTGGTTCAGAAAACTCGTCGCACCCGGCGGCCGGCGTGGAGAGGGAgcccgcagcggaggaagggCACGGAGAGCCCGAGCAGCTCGGCAGGCAGCAGAGCGACCTcccggcgaccgcgccgcaCGCCTACTCCCGCGGAAAGGAtcgcgaagcggagacgcacgaGGCTGGGTCATTTGGCGGGGATGAGTCttcgcgcgacggcgacagcaCCGCTGATTCACATCCCCCGGGGTCGCACGTGTCGGAGGTCGTGTCCCATTCAGAGATGCCTCATtcgggaggagacagcgagcagCACCGAATGGATAACGCTGTGCACGAACGGGCTGATGTACACGGCCACACGGATGCCACTGAACACACCTCTGGCGAAGGAGCCGATCATCCCtacggcgaggcgcccgagaGCGATGGTGAGGCGCAGCACCATGAATCGAAGGCTGGGGACAGAGGCCACGCGCACGAGGCCATGCAGGCGGATGCCTTGcatgacgacgacgagaaagagCATTCCGAGGAAGGCGTCGGAGGCGAGCAGAACCCCATTGTAGACGGATCGCGATCGCACGTTCCTGAGAATCCACAG GCCTTCGCCGAGGTGGGCGCGCAGAACATTTTCGCCGCGATCAAGGATATATTTGGCAACGGCGTTGACATCACAAATCCGCAGAACTTCGAGGGAGGTAACCAAGGCTCCTATTTTGACTTTATGTATCCGCAAAGCACGGACTACCCGTGGGCATGCGTCTGCGACGAGTCGCAGTACAAGCGCTGGGAAGCCAACGAAACGAAGGCAGTGCCGTGCAGAAACCAAGTAGATATGTCCGCACAAGGCATCACTGCGGCGTGCAACCCGAAAAACCACAAGCTGAACGATGCTGACAGACACGGAGGAAGTCTGCTTCTTTCTGTGGGCGTGCCCGCGCTCGCCACTGTCGGTATCCTGCTGCTGGCACGATGA
- a CDS encoding putative cytochrome c (encoded by transcript BESB_040300), producing MSRAEPDVEVPAGDIKAGAKIFKAKCSQCHTINAGGAAKAGPNLHGFIGRESGRADFPYSDANKSSGIIWTEKHLWEYLLNPKTYIPGTKMVFAGIKKEKERADLIAYLVDASKK from the exons ATGTCGCGCGCTGAGCCGGACGTCGAAGTTCCCGCCGGTGATATCAAAGCCGGCGCGAAGATTTTCAAGGCAAAATGTTCTCAGTGCCACACCATCAACGCCG GAGGTGCCGCGAAGGCTGGTCCCAATCTCCACGGCTTCATCGGCCGTGAGAGCGGCAGGGCGGACTTCCCGTACTCGGATGCGAACAAGAGCAGCGGCATCATCTGGACTGAGAAGCACTTGTGGGAGTACCTGCTGAACCCGAAGACTTACATCCCGGGCACGAAGATGGTTTTCGCTGGTAtcaagaaggagaaggaacgCGCGGACCTCATTGCTTACCTTGTTGACGCATCGAAGAAATAG